The sequence TTCTCGCCGCAGCACGGCGGGCCAAGGCGGCGGGGAAGCCGGTGGTCCTGCTGCATCCCGGAAAATCGAGCGCGGCGCGTGAATCGGCGGCGACGCATACTGGCGCGATGGCGGGCGACTACAAACTGATGCGGGCGATGGTCGCGCGGGCGGGCGTGATCTTTGCCGAGACGCTGGAAGAACTGGGCGACATTGCCGAGATCGCGGTGCGATGTGCGGGGTTGCCTTCGGGTGCGACTGCCGTTCTCGGCGAATCGGGCGCGTTCAAGGCGTTGACTCTCGATCTGGCCGAAGAACTCGAACTGCCGCTGGCGGACCTGCACGACGAGGATTCGCCTGCGCTGCGGGCGGCGCTGCCGCCGTTCGTGCCGGTGTCAAACCCGCTCGACATTACCGCGCAGGGCCTTTCCGAGCCGGCGATTTACACGCGCTGCATCGAAGCGTTGCTGAACGACGATCGCGTTGGGTCGGTGTTGGTCGGAATCATTCAGGCCGAGGCGATCACTTGCGCGATCAAGTTCCCGGCAGTTCTGGCGGCGGTCGAGGGCAAGGCCCTGACCAAACCTGTGGTGTTTGCCGGGCTGGACGAAGGCGCGGACGTCCCGGCTGAGCGCATCGCTGCGCTGCGTGCGGCAGGCGTGCCGTGGTTCCCGACGACCGAACGCGCGCTCCGGGCGATAACGCGGCTGACCCATTGGGCGGCGCAGGATCTTTCGGTGACCGACCTTCCGGCGATGCCGCTGGAAGGGCTGGATGTGATTTCGGGTGTCATCCCGGAATACCGGTCGAAGGACTTGCTCGGGCCGATTGGCGTATCGTTCCCCAAGGGCGGATTTGCGGCGAGCGCTGACGCAGCGGTTTCAGCGGCGGATGCCGTGGGCTATCCCGTCGCCATGAAAGCGCAGGCAGCGGCACTGGGGCACAAGAGCGACGCGGGCGGGGTGATCCTGAACCTTGCCGATGGCGGTTCGGTGCGCGAGGCCTGGGACCGCATTCATGCGAATGTCGCTGCCTACTCGGCAGCGATCACGCTCGACGGCGTGCTGATCGAGGCGATGGGCAAGCGCGGGATGGAGATGATCGTCGGCGCGAAGAACGATCCCGAGTGGGGGCCGGTCGTGCTGGCGGGCTTCGGCGGGGTGACAGCGGAGATCCTGCAGGACGTGCGTCTGCTTACCGCCGATCTCACGCAAGAGGCGGTCGAGGCGGAGTTGATGAAACTCAAGAGCGCGGCGCTGCTCAGCGGCTATCGCGGATCGCCTGCGCTCGACGTTCCCGCTCTGGCGGAGCTGATCGTCAAGGTTGGCCAGGTGCTGCGCGCGGAACCATCGATCCGCGAGATCGACCTCAA is a genomic window of Novosphingobium sp. MMS21-SN21R containing:
- a CDS encoding acetate--CoA ligase family protein, whose product is MAVEASLSHAALDRFLRPKSVAVVGASDKPGALGATLLTNLERNGYAGAIYPVNPKRSEIMGKRCYASVDALPEGVDVAVLAIPRAGVLDAVKGLAARKCGGVVIFAAGFAEGGEEGLAEQQEIARIAHEAGMVVEGPNCLGMVNYVDRIPLTFVETNAVPPSGDRAIGIVSQSGAMAAVLGTMLLARDAGVSYSVSTGNEAASGVEDYVGWMVDQPDTHVIAMIVEQFRKPQVFLAAARRAKAAGKPVVLLHPGKSSAARESAATHTGAMAGDYKLMRAMVARAGVIFAETLEELGDIAEIAVRCAGLPSGATAVLGESGAFKALTLDLAEELELPLADLHDEDSPALRAALPPFVPVSNPLDITAQGLSEPAIYTRCIEALLNDDRVGSVLVGIIQAEAITCAIKFPAVLAAVEGKALTKPVVFAGLDEGADVPAERIAALRAAGVPWFPTTERALRAITRLTHWAAQDLSVTDLPAMPLEGLDVISGVIPEYRSKDLLGPIGVSFPKGGFAASADAAVSAADAVGYPVAMKAQAAALGHKSDAGGVILNLADGGSVREAWDRIHANVAAYSAAITLDGVLIEAMGKRGMEMIVGAKNDPEWGPVVLAGFGGVTAEILQDVRLLTADLTQEAVEAELMKLKSAALLSGYRGSPALDVPALAELIVKVGQVLRAEPSIREIDLNPVILHPLGEGVVALDALMLVD